One Prunus dulcis chromosome 8, ALMONDv2, whole genome shotgun sequence DNA window includes the following coding sequences:
- the LOC117612199 gene encoding ADP-ribosylation factor-like protein 8a, with amino-acid sequence MGLWEAFLNWLRSLFFKQEMELSLIGLQNAGKTSLVNVIATGGYSEDMIPTVGFNMRKVTKGNVTIKLWDLGGQPRFRSMWERYCRAVSSIVYVVDAADYDNLSVSRRELHDLLSKPSLNGIPLLVLGNKIDKKEALSKQDLTEEMDLKSITDREVCCFMISCKNSTNIDTVIDWLVKHSKSKN; translated from the exons ATGGGGTTGTGGGAAGCTTTTCTCAATTGGCTACGAAG CCTCTTTTTCAAGCAAGAAATGGAGCTATCTTTGATAGGCCTTCAAAATGCTGGGAAAACATCACTTGTAAATGTTATTGca ACTGGTGGATATAGTGAAGACATGATCCCGACG GTTGGATTCAATATGAGGAAAGTAACAAAAGGGAATGTCACAATAAAGTTGTGGGATCTTGGTGGTCAACCTAGGTTTCGAAGCATGTGGGAAAGATATTGCCGTGCAGTTTCTTCTATTGT TTATGTTGTGGATGCTGCTGATTATGATAACTTGTCGGTCTCGAGAAGAGAACTTCATGACTTGTTGAGTAAGCCATCACTAAATGGCATTCCCTTGCTAGTACTAGGTAACAAGATTGACAAAAAGGAAGCTCTGTCTAAGCAGGATTTGACAGAAGAAAT GGATCTCAAGTCCATTACCGATAGGGAAGTTTGCTGCTTCATGATTTCTTGCAAGAACTCCACCAACATCGATACAGTCATCGACTGGCTAGTAAAGCATTCCAAATCAAAAAATTGA
- the LOC117636803 gene encoding LIM domain-containing protein WLIM1-like encodes MATFAGTTQKCTACEKTVYLVDRLAADSRVYHKACFRCHHCTGTLKLSNYCSFEGVLYCRPHYDQLFKRTGSLDKSFEGTPKILKPEKSSTDKENGNSVSNLFAGTREKCVGCQKTVYPIEKVSVNGTPYHRSCFKCTHGGCTISPSNYIAHEGKLYCKHHHIQLFKEKGNYSQLENEGEKHSMTMEIAAES; translated from the exons ATGGCTACCTTTGCAGGCACCACACAAAAGTGCACGGCTTGCGAAAAGACGGTGTACTTGGTCGATAGGTTGGCCGCCGATTCCAGAGTTTACCACAAGGCTTGCTTCCGATGCCACCACTGCACGGGTACCCTCaag CTGAGCAACTACTGTTCATTTGAGGGGGTCCTATACTGCAGGCCTCACTATGATCAACTCTTCAAGCGAACCGGCAGCCTGGACAAGAGTTTTGAAG GGACACCGAAAATCTTGAAGCCGGAGAAATCTTCTACTGATAAAGAG AATGGCAACTCAGTCTCAAACTTGTTTGCTGGTACCAGAGAAAAATGTGTGGGCTGTCAGAAGACCGTTTATCCAATTGAGAAG GTTTCGGTCAATGGGACCCCATACCACAGGAGCTGCTTCAAATGCACACATGGAGGTTGCACCATAAGCCCATCTAATTATATTGCACATGAAGGCAAGCTTTACTGCAAACACCACCACATCCAACTCttcaaggaaaaaggaaattacaGCCAGCTTGAGAATGAAGGCGAAAAGCATTCCATGACTATGGAGATTGCTGCTGAATCATAA
- the LOC117636802 gene encoding probable DNA double-strand break repair Rad50 ATPase isoform X2, with protein MDENSSDKESLMARIHQLEQERDELRKDIEQLCMQQAGPSYLVVATKMHFQRTAGLEQEIENLKKKLAACTRDNVNLQEELSETYRIKNVEAEKQLKFFQGCVAAAFAERDHSIMEAEKAREKEEFMSKKLCDIEERLEELAADCSEKKKLNDKLQTDLAMQEEHNESFKKVIDKFYEIRQHSPEGFQDTSWDSKCACLLHDPAEWWSFNDASTSKYISALEEELERMRNSVDNLRNRLQVGLEIENHLKRRVGELEKKKIITDKMIKNEIAELHHYHSQHRVHVINLLNEGKASIKSICDAIEEKSRQIDVGRLQKVGPPLGDVKQDKNECQDVHENADAEPQLLSKNIGPVSSEFVAVGGNDASGALAQALQDKVATLLLLSQQEERHLLDRNVNAALERKIEELQRNLLQVTNEKVKALMEFAQLKQDYHQLKERIGQVTNRENLLAESGDRKAVTHERDGRLKSLLKKTYLSRWVGPPDSRGIEAEGGLNIEGNRRSNSSMEFARMKIEIATLRESMGNMEHLTTTVHRLRLSLSKAKESVTSGSTMVTSLSETVNNIIYEAKLVKTALGSSLPISWSADTDVEFNDHSLSNEPGRVSGETSHEKIDSVFAAGFEMVELLILAAQILKDNMSKTGS; from the exons ATGGATGAAAATTCAAGCGACAAGGAGTCCTTGATGGCTCGCATTCATCAGCTGGAGCAAG AGCGTGATGAATTACGCAAAGACATTGAACAGTTGTGTATGCAACAAGCTGGACCAAGCTACCTTGTTGTGGCTACTAAGATGCATTTTCAAAG GACAGCTGGCTTGGAGCAGGagattgaaaacttgaaaaagaagCTAGCTGCTTGCACTAGAGATAATGTGAATCTTCAAGAGGAGCTTTCAGAGACTTACAGAATCAAA AATGTGGAAGCAGAGAAGCAGCTTAAGTTTTTCCAGGGCTGTGTAGCTGCAGCTTTTGCTGAACGAGATCATTCAATAATGGAG GCTGAGAAGGCTAGGGAGAAAGAGGAGTTTATGTCAAAGAAACTATGCGATATAGAGGAGAG GTTAGAAGAGCTTGCTGCAGATTgttctgaaaagaaaaaacttaaTGATAAACTGCAAACTGATTTAGCAATGCAAGAGGAGCATAATGAAAGTTTCAAGAAG GTAATTGATAAGTTTTATGAGATCAGGCAGCATTCTCCCGAGGGATTTCAGGATACTAGTTGGGACAGTAAATGTGCATGCCTTTTGCATGATCCTGCAGAATGGTGGAGTTTCAATGATGCTTCAACATCTAAATATATT AGTGCATTAGAGGAAGAGCTTGAGAGGATGAGGAACTCTGTAGATAATCTTCGAAACAGGCTACAAGTG GGTTTGGAAATCGAAAATCATTTAAAGAGGAGAGTTGGtgaattggaaaagaaaaaa ATCATTACAGATAAAATGATAAAGAATGAAATTGCAGAATTGCATCATTACCATTCTCAGCATAGAGTTCATGTAATAAATCTACTTAATGAGGGAAAGGCTAGTATCAAATCAATATGTGATGCAATAGAGGAAAAGAGTAGGCAAATTGATGTGGGCAGACTACAAAAGGTGGGGCCTCCTCTGGGAGATGTAAAGCAAGACAAAAATGAATGCCAAGATGTACATGAAAATGCTGATGCTGAACCTCAGTTGTTATCCAAG AATATTGGCCCTGTCTCATCAGAATTTGTGGCAGTTGGAGGGAACGATGCCTCTGGAGCCCTTGCACAGGCATTGCAAGATAAG GTTGCAACGTTATTGCTTTTATCACAGCAGGAAGAAAGGCATTTACTGGACAGAAATGTGAATGCCGctcttgaaagaaaaatagaagagCTTCAGAGAAACTTACTACAG GTTACCAACGAAAAGGTAAAAGCTCTAATGGAGTTCGCACAATTGAAGCAGGATTATCACCAGCTTAAAGA GAGAATTGGTCAGGTGAcaaatagagaaaatttgcTTGCTGAAAGTGGGGATCGAAAAGCAGTTACTCATGAAAGGGATGGAAGGCTAAAGAGCTTGTTGAAGAAAACGTATTTGAGCCGTTGGGTTGGCCCTCCAGACTCTAGGGGAATTGAAGCTGAAGGTGGCCTAAATATTGAGGGCAACAGGAGGTCCAATAGTAGCATGGAGTTTGCCAG aatgaaaattgaaattgcaaCACTTAGGGAAAGCATGGGAAATATGGAGCATTTGACTACTACAGTTCACAGGCTTCGTCTATCTCTTTCAAAG GCCAAAGAGTCGGTAACTTCTGGAAGTACAATGGTTACTAGCCTATCAGAAACTGTCAACAACATTATTTATGAGGCAAAACTAGTGAAGACTGCACTTGGAAGCTCTCTACCAATCAGTTGGTCAGCAGACACAGATGTTGAATTCAATGATCATAGTCTCAGCAACGAGCCTGGTCGTGTTTCTGGGGAGACCAGCCACGAGAAGATAGATTCTGTTTTTGCTGCTGGATTTGAGATGGTGGAGCTCCTAATACTTGCAGCGCAGATATTGAAGGATAACATGAGCAAAACCGGTTCCTGA
- the LOC117636802 gene encoding probable DNA double-strand break repair Rad50 ATPase isoform X1 — MDENSSDKESLMARIHQLEQERDELRKDIEQLCMQQAGPSYLVVATKMHFQRTAGLEQEIENLKKKLAACTRDNVNLQEELSETYRIKGQLADLHSAEVAKNVEAEKQLKFFQGCVAAAFAERDHSIMEAEKAREKEEFMSKKLCDIEERLEELAADCSEKKKLNDKLQTDLAMQEEHNESFKKVIDKFYEIRQHSPEGFQDTSWDSKCACLLHDPAEWWSFNDASTSKYISALEEELERMRNSVDNLRNRLQVGLEIENHLKRRVGELEKKKIITDKMIKNEIAELHHYHSQHRVHVINLLNEGKASIKSICDAIEEKSRQIDVGRLQKVGPPLGDVKQDKNECQDVHENADAEPQLLSKNIGPVSSEFVAVGGNDASGALAQALQDKVATLLLLSQQEERHLLDRNVNAALERKIEELQRNLLQVTNEKVKALMEFAQLKQDYHQLKERIGQVTNRENLLAESGDRKAVTHERDGRLKSLLKKTYLSRWVGPPDSRGIEAEGGLNIEGNRRSNSSMEFARMKIEIATLRESMGNMEHLTTTVHRLRLSLSKAKESVTSGSTMVTSLSETVNNIIYEAKLVKTALGSSLPISWSADTDVEFNDHSLSNEPGRVSGETSHEKIDSVFAAGFEMVELLILAAQILKDNMSKTGS, encoded by the exons ATGGATGAAAATTCAAGCGACAAGGAGTCCTTGATGGCTCGCATTCATCAGCTGGAGCAAG AGCGTGATGAATTACGCAAAGACATTGAACAGTTGTGTATGCAACAAGCTGGACCAAGCTACCTTGTTGTGGCTACTAAGATGCATTTTCAAAG GACAGCTGGCTTGGAGCAGGagattgaaaacttgaaaaagaagCTAGCTGCTTGCACTAGAGATAATGTGAATCTTCAAGAGGAGCTTTCAGAGACTTACAGAATCAAA GGCCAGTTGGCTGATCTTCATAGTGCAGAGGTGGCAAAG AATGTGGAAGCAGAGAAGCAGCTTAAGTTTTTCCAGGGCTGTGTAGCTGCAGCTTTTGCTGAACGAGATCATTCAATAATGGAG GCTGAGAAGGCTAGGGAGAAAGAGGAGTTTATGTCAAAGAAACTATGCGATATAGAGGAGAG GTTAGAAGAGCTTGCTGCAGATTgttctgaaaagaaaaaacttaaTGATAAACTGCAAACTGATTTAGCAATGCAAGAGGAGCATAATGAAAGTTTCAAGAAG GTAATTGATAAGTTTTATGAGATCAGGCAGCATTCTCCCGAGGGATTTCAGGATACTAGTTGGGACAGTAAATGTGCATGCCTTTTGCATGATCCTGCAGAATGGTGGAGTTTCAATGATGCTTCAACATCTAAATATATT AGTGCATTAGAGGAAGAGCTTGAGAGGATGAGGAACTCTGTAGATAATCTTCGAAACAGGCTACAAGTG GGTTTGGAAATCGAAAATCATTTAAAGAGGAGAGTTGGtgaattggaaaagaaaaaa ATCATTACAGATAAAATGATAAAGAATGAAATTGCAGAATTGCATCATTACCATTCTCAGCATAGAGTTCATGTAATAAATCTACTTAATGAGGGAAAGGCTAGTATCAAATCAATATGTGATGCAATAGAGGAAAAGAGTAGGCAAATTGATGTGGGCAGACTACAAAAGGTGGGGCCTCCTCTGGGAGATGTAAAGCAAGACAAAAATGAATGCCAAGATGTACATGAAAATGCTGATGCTGAACCTCAGTTGTTATCCAAG AATATTGGCCCTGTCTCATCAGAATTTGTGGCAGTTGGAGGGAACGATGCCTCTGGAGCCCTTGCACAGGCATTGCAAGATAAG GTTGCAACGTTATTGCTTTTATCACAGCAGGAAGAAAGGCATTTACTGGACAGAAATGTGAATGCCGctcttgaaagaaaaatagaagagCTTCAGAGAAACTTACTACAG GTTACCAACGAAAAGGTAAAAGCTCTAATGGAGTTCGCACAATTGAAGCAGGATTATCACCAGCTTAAAGA GAGAATTGGTCAGGTGAcaaatagagaaaatttgcTTGCTGAAAGTGGGGATCGAAAAGCAGTTACTCATGAAAGGGATGGAAGGCTAAAGAGCTTGTTGAAGAAAACGTATTTGAGCCGTTGGGTTGGCCCTCCAGACTCTAGGGGAATTGAAGCTGAAGGTGGCCTAAATATTGAGGGCAACAGGAGGTCCAATAGTAGCATGGAGTTTGCCAG aatgaaaattgaaattgcaaCACTTAGGGAAAGCATGGGAAATATGGAGCATTTGACTACTACAGTTCACAGGCTTCGTCTATCTCTTTCAAAG GCCAAAGAGTCGGTAACTTCTGGAAGTACAATGGTTACTAGCCTATCAGAAACTGTCAACAACATTATTTATGAGGCAAAACTAGTGAAGACTGCACTTGGAAGCTCTCTACCAATCAGTTGGTCAGCAGACACAGATGTTGAATTCAATGATCATAGTCTCAGCAACGAGCCTGGTCGTGTTTCTGGGGAGACCAGCCACGAGAAGATAGATTCTGTTTTTGCTGCTGGATTTGAGATGGTGGAGCTCCTAATACTTGCAGCGCAGATATTGAAGGATAACATGAGCAAAACCGGTTCCTGA
- the LOC117636802 gene encoding probable DNA double-strand break repair Rad50 ATPase isoform X3, translated as MNYAKTLNSCVCNKLDQATLLWLLRCIFKAGLEQEIENLKKKLAACTRDNVNLQEELSETYRIKGQLADLHSAEVAKNVEAEKQLKFFQGCVAAAFAERDHSIMEAEKAREKEEFMSKKLCDIEERLEELAADCSEKKKLNDKLQTDLAMQEEHNESFKKVIDKFYEIRQHSPEGFQDTSWDSKCACLLHDPAEWWSFNDASTSKYISALEEELERMRNSVDNLRNRLQVGLEIENHLKRRVGELEKKKIITDKMIKNEIAELHHYHSQHRVHVINLLNEGKASIKSICDAIEEKSRQIDVGRLQKVGPPLGDVKQDKNECQDVHENADAEPQLLSKNIGPVSSEFVAVGGNDASGALAQALQDKVATLLLLSQQEERHLLDRNVNAALERKIEELQRNLLQVTNEKVKALMEFAQLKQDYHQLKERIGQVTNRENLLAESGDRKAVTHERDGRLKSLLKKTYLSRWVGPPDSRGIEAEGGLNIEGNRRSNSSMEFARMKIEIATLRESMGNMEHLTTTVHRLRLSLSKAKESVTSGSTMVTSLSETVNNIIYEAKLVKTALGSSLPISWSADTDVEFNDHSLSNEPGRVSGETSHEKIDSVFAAGFEMVELLILAAQILKDNMSKTGS; from the exons ATGAATTACGCAAAGACATTGAACAGTTGTGTATGCAACAAGCTGGACCAAGCTACCTTGTTGTGGCTACTAAGATGCATTTTCAAAG CTGGCTTGGAGCAGGagattgaaaacttgaaaaagaagCTAGCTGCTTGCACTAGAGATAATGTGAATCTTCAAGAGGAGCTTTCAGAGACTTACAGAATCAAA GGCCAGTTGGCTGATCTTCATAGTGCAGAGGTGGCAAAG AATGTGGAAGCAGAGAAGCAGCTTAAGTTTTTCCAGGGCTGTGTAGCTGCAGCTTTTGCTGAACGAGATCATTCAATAATGGAG GCTGAGAAGGCTAGGGAGAAAGAGGAGTTTATGTCAAAGAAACTATGCGATATAGAGGAGAG GTTAGAAGAGCTTGCTGCAGATTgttctgaaaagaaaaaacttaaTGATAAACTGCAAACTGATTTAGCAATGCAAGAGGAGCATAATGAAAGTTTCAAGAAG GTAATTGATAAGTTTTATGAGATCAGGCAGCATTCTCCCGAGGGATTTCAGGATACTAGTTGGGACAGTAAATGTGCATGCCTTTTGCATGATCCTGCAGAATGGTGGAGTTTCAATGATGCTTCAACATCTAAATATATT AGTGCATTAGAGGAAGAGCTTGAGAGGATGAGGAACTCTGTAGATAATCTTCGAAACAGGCTACAAGTG GGTTTGGAAATCGAAAATCATTTAAAGAGGAGAGTTGGtgaattggaaaagaaaaaa ATCATTACAGATAAAATGATAAAGAATGAAATTGCAGAATTGCATCATTACCATTCTCAGCATAGAGTTCATGTAATAAATCTACTTAATGAGGGAAAGGCTAGTATCAAATCAATATGTGATGCAATAGAGGAAAAGAGTAGGCAAATTGATGTGGGCAGACTACAAAAGGTGGGGCCTCCTCTGGGAGATGTAAAGCAAGACAAAAATGAATGCCAAGATGTACATGAAAATGCTGATGCTGAACCTCAGTTGTTATCCAAG AATATTGGCCCTGTCTCATCAGAATTTGTGGCAGTTGGAGGGAACGATGCCTCTGGAGCCCTTGCACAGGCATTGCAAGATAAG GTTGCAACGTTATTGCTTTTATCACAGCAGGAAGAAAGGCATTTACTGGACAGAAATGTGAATGCCGctcttgaaagaaaaatagaagagCTTCAGAGAAACTTACTACAG GTTACCAACGAAAAGGTAAAAGCTCTAATGGAGTTCGCACAATTGAAGCAGGATTATCACCAGCTTAAAGA GAGAATTGGTCAGGTGAcaaatagagaaaatttgcTTGCTGAAAGTGGGGATCGAAAAGCAGTTACTCATGAAAGGGATGGAAGGCTAAAGAGCTTGTTGAAGAAAACGTATTTGAGCCGTTGGGTTGGCCCTCCAGACTCTAGGGGAATTGAAGCTGAAGGTGGCCTAAATATTGAGGGCAACAGGAGGTCCAATAGTAGCATGGAGTTTGCCAG aatgaaaattgaaattgcaaCACTTAGGGAAAGCATGGGAAATATGGAGCATTTGACTACTACAGTTCACAGGCTTCGTCTATCTCTTTCAAAG GCCAAAGAGTCGGTAACTTCTGGAAGTACAATGGTTACTAGCCTATCAGAAACTGTCAACAACATTATTTATGAGGCAAAACTAGTGAAGACTGCACTTGGAAGCTCTCTACCAATCAGTTGGTCAGCAGACACAGATGTTGAATTCAATGATCATAGTCTCAGCAACGAGCCTGGTCGTGTTTCTGGGGAGACCAGCCACGAGAAGATAGATTCTGTTTTTGCTGCTGGATTTGAGATGGTGGAGCTCCTAATACTTGCAGCGCAGATATTGAAGGATAACATGAGCAAAACCGGTTCCTGA
- the LOC117638212 gene encoding telomere repeat-binding factor 1, which yields MGAPKQKWTAEEEAALKAGVVKHGAGKWRTILKDPEYSGVLYSRSNVDLKDKWRNMSVMANGWGSREKAKTAVRRMHPVPKQEENSMALSTVVQSDEDVMDAKPIAFSSDTQQTSGPKRSIVRLDNLITEAITSLKEPGGSNKTAIAAYIEEQYWAPPDFKRLLSAKLKYLTSSRKLIKVKRRYRIAPTPAFSEKRRNSSMYPFEGRQMVSPKFDKDDATMLMKAQIDLELAKMRTMTPREAAAAAARAVEEAEAAIAEAEEAAREAEAAEADADAAQAFAEAAMKTLKGRNSAKMMNRP from the exons ATGGGTGCTCCAAAGCAGAAATGGacagcagaagaagaagcagcccTTAAAGCTGGAGTTGTTAAACATGGGGCAGGAAAGTGGCGAACCATACTTAAAGATCCAGAATATAGCGGCGTCCTGTATTCTCGTTCAAATGTAGATCTTAAG GATAAGTGGAGAAATATGAGTGTCATGGCAAATGGATGGGGCTCCCGAGAGAAGGCTAAGACAGCAGTTAGAAGAATGCATCCGGTCCCTAAACAGGAAGAAAACTCTATGGCTCTCAGTACTGTTGTTCAAAGCGATGAAGATGTCATGGATGCTAAGCCTATTGCATTTTCCAGTGATACACAGCAAACTTCTGGTCCAAAAAGATCCATTGTGAG GCTGGACAATCTTATCACGGAAGCTATAACTAGCTTGAAGGAGCCTGGTGGTTCTAATAAAACGGCTATTGCAGCATATATAGAG GAACAATATTGGGCTCCTCCAGACTTCAAGAGGCTATTGTCTGCGAAATTAAAATACTTGACGTCAAGCCGTAAACTGATTAAG GTAAAACGCAGATACAGGATTGCACCTACTCCAGCGTTttctgaaaaaagaagaaattccTCAATGTATCCCTTCGAGGGAAGACAGATGGTTTCTCCAAAATTCGATAAGGATGATGCCACCATGCTTATGAAAGCGCAGATTGATTTAGAGCTTGCAAAGATGAGGACGATGACCCCACGAGAGGCTGCTGCAGCTGCTGCTCGAGCAGTTGAAGAAGCCGAAGCTGCCATTGCAGAAGCTGAGGAGGCAGCTCGGGAAGCTGAGGCTGCAGAAGCTGATGCTGATGCGGCACAGGCGTTTGCAGAAGCAGCAATGAAGACACTAAAAGGAAGAAATTCCGCGAAGATG ATGAATCGACCTTGA